In Leptospira sp. WS58.C1, a single genomic region encodes these proteins:
- a CDS encoding DNA methyltransferase, which produces MNGTVRKKERKILTGEFWTSKQRQSHPIHYVVSYRASFKPELPAFFIGKYLANRKGIVFDPFGGRGTTAVQANLEGYAAIHNDISPMSLFLAKSRQTVPSLEKLEKALHALDLSAKVKEEKEDEGLLHFYHKDTLKEIKNLKKILSDSDSPEFQYLGLTALSRLHGHSNGFFSVYSFPQISIPPLAQKRNNEKRGVVPDYREIKPRILQKMRRDLKESLTPFYHEFSFRNRYTNHSSLDLFGLEENSVDLVVTSPPFLDKVNYEEDNWLRYWFLNIELEKDQKPSIFATLAGWCEFIQGTLAELSRVVKPGGTVVMEVGEIRKGKTVFNLDEYVIKCAESTGLVWENTYINDQKFTKLANCWNVSNNEKGTNSNRCVVFRNLK; this is translated from the coding sequence ATGAACGGTACCGTTCGAAAAAAAGAAAGAAAGATACTCACCGGGGAATTTTGGACCTCCAAACAAAGGCAATCTCATCCCATCCATTACGTGGTCAGCTACAGAGCCTCGTTCAAACCGGAATTACCCGCCTTCTTCATAGGAAAATATTTGGCGAACCGAAAAGGGATCGTGTTCGATCCTTTTGGTGGAAGAGGGACCACTGCGGTCCAAGCCAATTTAGAAGGTTATGCTGCCATCCATAACGATATCAGTCCTATGTCCTTGTTCTTGGCGAAGTCCAGACAAACTGTTCCTTCTCTAGAAAAACTCGAAAAAGCACTTCATGCTTTGGACCTAAGCGCAAAAGTTAAAGAAGAAAAGGAAGACGAGGGTCTTTTACATTTTTATCATAAAGATACTTTAAAAGAGATCAAGAACCTAAAAAAGATCCTTTCCGATTCGGATTCTCCGGAGTTTCAATATTTGGGTCTAACCGCATTGTCCAGGCTTCATGGGCATAGTAACGGATTTTTTTCAGTGTATAGTTTTCCTCAGATCTCTATTCCTCCTTTGGCTCAAAAAAGAAATAACGAGAAAAGGGGTGTTGTCCCTGATTATAGGGAGATCAAACCTAGGATCCTGCAAAAGATGAGAAGGGATTTGAAAGAGTCTCTTACACCTTTTTATCATGAGTTTTCTTTCCGCAACAGATACACCAATCATTCTTCCTTGGATCTTTTCGGTCTGGAGGAGAATTCTGTGGATCTTGTTGTAACTAGTCCTCCATTTTTAGACAAGGTGAACTATGAAGAGGACAATTGGCTTCGTTATTGGTTCCTAAATATAGAACTGGAGAAGGACCAGAAGCCGAGTATATTCGCAACTCTTGCAGGTTGGTGTGAATTTATCCAAGGAACCTTGGCAGAATTATCCAGAGTTGTTAAACCTGGCGGAACAGTGGTCATGGAAGTGGGGGAAATCAGAAAAGGAAAGACCGTTTTCAACTTAGACGAATACGTCATCAAATGTGCGGAATCCACAGGACTCGTTTGGGAAAATACCTACATCAACGACCAGAAATTCACAAAACTCGCCAATTGTTGGAATGTTTCCAATAACGAAAAGGGCACGAATTCCAATCGTTGTGTTGTTTTCCGTAATCTGAAGTAA
- a CDS encoding penicillin-binding transpeptidase domain-containing protein, with product MRRILRFSFAVLLLSCSVKTGTDSPTLQKEELNLSDRKVCLFLAEMEEGTVLKVGEDNCKKSSPSMYVFQPVLALAALELGTLKDPHGYFPWDKTKFPYIRWQKEQNLRTSLENSTVWYFQKIWMDTGTSKLRTWLNSVGLPTSVPFDPARNFWMDGGYSWTAEEFYLFLWKLFNGELGVRKKNLHSILEGLERNPGEIKNPTGTHKLDGNFGNYSGFYSDSATGYAQGRSVSWYWFFWKGPKKSYLFLSRIESESETLSPLEAAKFGMEYLKEKGIWEKYFSPSN from the coding sequence ATGAGGCGAATATTACGTTTTTCTTTTGCGGTCCTTCTTCTTTCATGTTCCGTAAAAACAGGAACCGACTCGCCCACACTCCAAAAAGAAGAACTGAATCTTTCCGATAGAAAAGTCTGCCTATTCCTTGCTGAAATGGAAGAAGGTACAGTTTTGAAAGTGGGAGAAGATAACTGCAAAAAAAGTTCTCCTTCTATGTATGTGTTCCAACCCGTACTCGCTTTGGCGGCGCTGGAGCTTGGAACATTAAAAGATCCTCATGGATACTTCCCTTGGGACAAGACCAAATTTCCTTACATCAGATGGCAGAAGGAACAAAATCTCCGGACTTCTCTGGAAAATTCCACAGTCTGGTATTTTCAAAAGATATGGATGGATACGGGAACTTCCAAACTTAGAACCTGGTTGAATTCTGTCGGACTTCCCACATCGGTCCCATTCGATCCTGCTAGAAACTTTTGGATGGATGGAGGATACTCTTGGACCGCCGAAGAATTCTACTTATTCTTATGGAAATTATTTAACGGCGAACTAGGGGTACGAAAGAAAAACCTTCACTCAATATTAGAAGGTTTGGAAAGAAATCCAGGAGAGATCAAGAATCCGACAGGCACCCATAAATTAGATGGCAACTTCGGGAACTATTCAGGTTTTTATTCCGATTCCGCGACCGGATACGCTCAAGGAAGATCCGTCTCTTGGTATTGGTTCTTTTGGAAGGGACCGAAAAAATCCTATCTATTCTTATCCAGAATTGAAAGTGAATCGGAAACTTTATCTCCTTTAGAAGCTGCAAAGTTCGGCATGGAATATCTAAAGGAAAAAGGGATTTGGGAAAAATATTTCTCCCCTTCCAACTAA
- a CDS encoding cation:proton antiporter yields MKRNAIFYITLLIFSCGAFVFVTKQGKSLEIGKVTNIQTDTSTSVESSEDPIQTWKNAGAKLWKGFHEPLPLLLLQIGVVIAATRVMGKLAVIVRQPFVVGEILAGILLGPSLFGLLFPEQYQFLFPKVSLSSLQLLSQIGLVFFMFVVGMELDLKILRNQADSAILISHASILLPFLMGAILALSIYKTLAPPEVTFLSFSLFMGIGMSITAFPVLARIVQERGLTKTRLGGLALTCAASDDLTAWCLLAVVIALVQAGGLLAALFTIVLAIIYVIIMWKIVQPAMHRAGGIFTNREAFTKMAVALFLLFPIASAWITESIGIHALFGAFLAGVVMPDKPKLRTLLAEKVEDLSTAIFLPLFFALTGIRTQIGLLNQGNLWWDFTMVLAVAIIGKFAGSAIAAKASGNNWKDSLSLGALMNTRGLMELIVLNIGYDIGILSSQIFSMMVLMALVTTYMTGPSLNLIERIFSVVKDKREEGILLAFALHSRGVDLLRLASGLFQNGNKTKEVTALHLTPDSWISGKTAQKYEKKSFEPLFKISKELGIKLKTLYKPSDNVTRDILKTIQSGNYNIFLTGGAKSLFSDDVLGGKIRTLLSESETNAGILVAEKLKELNRFILAIYSDKDVKLLGFSLSMAKKIGAKLSIWDPRGRVPQFSQKERNLLKKEKIIILKGENPQILSEADLVICDLETWEEETEFRNWELSDGSGLFLVRYKD; encoded by the coding sequence ATGAAACGAAACGCGATTTTCTATATCACCCTGTTAATATTTTCTTGCGGGGCCTTTGTCTTCGTAACGAAACAAGGCAAGTCATTAGAAATTGGAAAAGTCACAAATATTCAAACGGATACTTCCACCTCGGTCGAGTCCTCGGAAGATCCGATCCAAACCTGGAAAAATGCAGGAGCAAAACTTTGGAAAGGTTTTCATGAACCTCTTCCCCTTTTATTATTACAAATCGGAGTCGTAATTGCAGCCACTCGAGTGATGGGTAAACTTGCAGTCATCGTAAGACAACCATTCGTAGTGGGTGAGATACTTGCGGGAATACTATTAGGCCCTTCCTTGTTCGGATTATTATTCCCCGAACAGTATCAGTTTTTATTTCCCAAAGTTTCCTTAAGTTCTCTGCAACTTCTAAGCCAGATCGGTCTGGTATTCTTTATGTTCGTAGTCGGAATGGAGTTGGATCTAAAGATCCTCAGAAACCAAGCGGACTCCGCTATACTTATCTCGCATGCGAGCATCCTTCTTCCTTTTTTAATGGGAGCGATCTTAGCACTTTCTATTTACAAAACCCTAGCACCTCCGGAGGTAACATTTCTCTCCTTTTCCTTATTTATGGGGATCGGAATGAGTATCACTGCATTTCCCGTACTTGCAAGGATCGTTCAGGAGAGAGGACTCACCAAAACTAGGCTTGGAGGACTCGCGCTCACTTGCGCCGCTTCAGACGATTTAACTGCCTGGTGTTTATTAGCCGTTGTGATCGCACTCGTGCAGGCAGGCGGATTATTGGCCGCGTTATTCACCATTGTTCTTGCGATCATTTACGTTATTATAATGTGGAAAATTGTTCAACCGGCCATGCATAGAGCGGGAGGCATCTTCACAAACAGAGAAGCGTTCACCAAAATGGCTGTGGCGCTCTTTCTTCTTTTCCCGATCGCATCCGCCTGGATCACGGAATCCATCGGCATACACGCATTATTCGGAGCGTTCTTGGCCGGGGTTGTTATGCCGGACAAACCCAAACTTAGGACACTTTTAGCGGAAAAGGTAGAAGATCTAAGTACTGCGATCTTTCTTCCGTTATTCTTCGCATTAACCGGGATCAGAACGCAGATCGGTCTCTTGAATCAAGGAAACCTTTGGTGGGATTTTACAATGGTTCTTGCAGTCGCGATAATAGGGAAATTTGCCGGAAGTGCGATCGCGGCAAAAGCCTCCGGAAATAATTGGAAGGATTCTTTGTCCTTGGGTGCACTCATGAATACCAGAGGACTCATGGAGTTGATCGTTCTTAATATAGGTTACGATATCGGGATATTGTCCTCTCAGATCTTCTCCATGATGGTGCTTATGGCATTGGTTACGACATATATGACCGGACCAAGCTTGAATTTAATAGAGAGAATTTTCTCCGTTGTCAAAGATAAAAGAGAAGAAGGAATACTACTTGCGTTCGCATTACATTCCAGAGGTGTGGATCTGCTTAGACTCGCTTCCGGCCTTTTCCAAAACGGGAACAAGACTAAAGAAGTAACCGCACTACACCTTACTCCCGACTCCTGGATTTCCGGAAAAACGGCCCAGAAATACGAAAAAAAGAGTTTTGAACCTCTATTCAAAATTTCTAAAGAATTGGGGATCAAATTAAAAACATTATATAAACCTTCTGATAATGTCACAAGAGATATCCTAAAAACGATCCAATCAGGAAATTATAATATATTCCTGACAGGAGGTGCAAAATCCTTATTCAGCGACGATGTATTGGGAGGGAAGATCAGGACTCTCCTTTCCGAATCCGAAACGAATGCAGGGATATTGGTAGCGGAAAAATTAAAGGAATTAAATCGTTTCATCTTAGCGATTTACTCCGATAAAGACGTAAAACTATTAGGTTTTTCTCTTTCAATGGCTAAAAAAATCGGCGCCAAACTTTCCATCTGGGATCCAAGAGGTAGAGTTCCTCAATTCTCTCAAAAGGAAAGAAACCTTCTTAAAAAGGAAAAGATCATCATCTTAAAGGGAGAAAATCCCCAAATACTTTCCGAAGCGGACTTAGTGATCTGCGATCTGGAAACCTGGGAAGAAGAGACCGAATTTAGGAATTGGGAACTTTCGGACGGCTCCGGATTATTCTTAGTGCGTTATAAGGATTAA